One genomic segment of Ricinus communis isolate WT05 ecotype wild-type chromosome 5, ASM1957865v1, whole genome shotgun sequence includes these proteins:
- the LOC8289077 gene encoding alpha,alpha-trehalose-phosphate synthase [UDP-forming] 5, with protein sequence MVSRSYSNLLDLTSGGIPTFGREKKRLPRVATVAGVLSELDDENSNSVGSDAPSSVSQERMIIVGNQLPLRAHRSPDGSEEWCFSWDEDSLLLQLKDGLGEDLEVIYVGCLKEEIDPSEQDDVAQTLLETFKCVPAFIPPELFSKFYHGFCKQHLWPLFHYMLPLSPDLGGRFDRSLWQAYVSVNKIFADKVMEVISPDDDYVWVHDYHLMVLPTFLRKRFNRVKLGFFLHSPFPSSEIYRTLPVRDELLRALLNADLIGFHTFDYARHFLSCCSRMLGLSYQSKRGYIGLEYYGRTVSIKILPVGIHIGQLQSVLNLPETESKVAELRDQFRGQTVILGVDDMDIFKGISLKLLAMEQLLIQHPDKRGQVVLVQIANPARGRGRDVHEVQTETKATVRRINETFGSPKYSPVVLIDAPLQFYERIAYYVIAECCLVTAVRDGMNLIPYEYVICRQGNEKLDETLGLNTLAAKKSMLVVSEFIGCSPSLSGAIRVNPWNIDAVAEAMDSALMLPEAEKQMRHEKHHRYVSTHDVAYWAHSFLQDLERACGDHVRRRCWGIGFGLGFRVIALDPNFRKLSVEHIVSAYKRTKNRAILLDYDGTMMLPGPISTAPNTEVFGILNHLCRDPRNVVFIVSGKDRETVTEWFSSCDKLGVAAEHGYFVRPNHHADWETCISVPDFDWKQIAEPVMKLYTETTDGSAIETKESALVWNYQYADPDFGSCQAKELLDHLESVLANEPVSVKSGQHIVEVKPQGVNKGLVAERLLETMQQKGMLPDFVLCIGDDRSDEDMFKVIMSARAGPSLSPVAEVFACTVGQKPSKAKYYLEDTSEILRMLQGLANASEHATRSSSISSQKIIIDRELEKPSP encoded by the exons ATGGTTTCTAGGTCATACTCAAACCTCTTGGATCTTACTTCCGGTGGGATCCCAACTTTTGGTCGTGAAAAGAAGAGACTCCCTCGAGTGGCAACTGTTGCTGGAGTATTATCTGAGCTAGATGATGAGAACAGTAACAGTGTTGGTTCTGATGCTCCCTCATCTGTCTCACAAGAACGGATGATCATTGTGGGAAACCAGCTTCCCCTTCGGGCTCATCGAAGTCCAGATGGTAGTGAGGAGTGGTGTTTCAGCTGGGATGAGGACTCACTTCTATTACAACTTAAAGATGGCCTTGGAGAAGATTTAGAAGTTATCTATGTTGGTTGtcttaaagaagagattgatCCCAGCGAGCAAGATGATGTAGCCCAAACATTGCTTGAAACTTTCAAATGTGTCCCGGCTTTTATTCCTCCTGAACTTTTTAGCAAATTTTACCACGGATTCTGTAAACAGCATTTGTGGCCTTTATTTCATTACATGCTCCCTTTATCACCAGATCTTGGTGGCAGGTTTGATAGGTCCCTTTGGCAGGCTTATGTTTCTGTGAACAAGATATTTGCCGACAAAGTAATGGAAGTTATTAGCCCTGATGACGATTATGTATGGGTTCATGACTACCATTTGATGGTTTTGCCAACATTTTTGAGGAAAAGGTTTAATAGGGTGAAGCTTGGGTTCTTCCTCCATAGTCCATTTCCATCATCTGAAATATATCGCACACTTCCTGTGAGAGATGAACTTCTCAGAGCACTTCTCAATGCCGACCTTATTGGCTTTCATACTTTTGATTATGCCAGGCACTTCCTATCTTGCTGTAGTAGGATGCTTGGTCTTTCTTATCAATCCAAGAGAGGCTACATAGGGCTCGAGTATTATGGTCGTACAGTCAGCATAAAGATTCTTCCTGTTGGAATTCATATAGGCCAGCTCCAATCTGTGCTGAATCTTCCTGAGACAGAATCCAAGGTTGCAGAGCTACGTGACCAGTTTAGGGGTCAAACTGTTATTCTTGGTGTTGATGACATGGACATCTTTAAGGGAATCAGCTTGAAACTTTTGGCCATGGAACAATTGCTCATACAACATCCTGATAAGAGGGGTCAAGTTGTTTTGGTTCAAATAGCAAACCCAGCAAGAGGCCGAGGAAGGGATGTACATGAGGTTCAAACCGAAACCAAGGCCACAGTGAGAAGGATTAATGAGACTTTTGGAAGTCCAAAATATAGTCCCGTTGTTTTAATTGATGCCCCACTCCAGTTTTATGAGCGTATTGCTTACTATGTTATTGCAGAATGTTGTCTTGTTACAGCTGTAAGGGACGGGATGAACTTGATACCCTATGAATATGTTATATGTAGGCAAGGAAATGAAAAGCTGGATGAGACATTGGGCCTAAACACATTGGCCGCAAAAAAGAGCATGCTGGTTGTTTCAGAGTTTATTGGATGCTCCCCATCATTGAGTGGGGCTATTCGGGTAAATCCATGGAACATTGATGCTGTTGCTGAAGCTATGGATTCTGCTCTAATGCTCCCAGAGGCGGAAAAACAGATGCGACATGAGAAGCATCATAGATATGTAAGTACACATGACGTTGCATATTGGGCACATAGCTTTCTCCAGGATCTCGAAAGGGCATGCGGGGATCATGTGAGGAGGAGATGCTGGGGAATCGGATTTGGTTTAGGTTTTCGGGTAATTGCTTTGGACCCTAATTTTAGGAAACTTTCAGTTGAACATATTGTTTCAGCTTATAAGAGAACCAAGAATCGGGCTATTCTTTTGGATTATGATGGTACTATGATGCTTCCAGGTCCAATAAGTACTGCTCCTAATACGGAGGTTTTTGGAATCCTGAACCATTTATGCAGAGACCCTAGGAATGTTGTTTTCATTGTCAGTGGGAAGGACAGGGAAACTGTTACGGAATGGTTCTCTTCTTGTGACAAGCTTGGGGTTGCAGCAGAGCATGGGTATTTTGTGAG GCCAAACCATCATGCAGATTGGGAAACATGTATATCTGTGCCAGATTTTGACTGGAAACAGATTGCAGAGCCAGTAATGAAACTGTACACAGAGACAACTGATGGTTCAGCCATTGAGACCAAAGAGAGTGCTCTAGTATGGAATTATCAGTATGCAGATCCAGATTTTGGCTCATGCCAGGCTAAGGAGCTGCTAGATCACTTAGAAAGTGTTCTTGCAAATGAGCCAGTTTCTGTCAAGAGTGGCCAACACATTGTGGAAGTTAAACCTCAG GGTGTGAACAAGGGTCTTGTTGCAGAACGTCTCCTTGAAACAATGCAACAGAAGGGAATGCTGCCTGATTTTGTTCTCTGTATTGGGGATGACCGGTCGGATGAAGACATGTTTAAGGTGATAATGAGTGCAAGGGCAGGCCCCTCTCTTTCCCCAGTTGCTGAAGTATTCGCTTGCACCGTAGGCCAAAAACCCAGTAAGGCCAAGTACTATTTGGAAGACACATCTGAAATCTTGAGAATGCTGCAAGGTCTGGCAAATGCTTCAGAGCATGCTACTAGAAGTTCTTCCATATCTTCCCAGAAAATCATCATTGATAGAGAGTTGGAAAAGCCATCTCCTTGA
- the LOC8289076 gene encoding ABC transporter B family member 2, translated as MTSHSSTKEEARDMKNDEDNEQQKEEQGARKKQKKVSLLKLFAFADLYDYVLMGLGSVAAIAHGASVPVFFIFFGKMINIIGLAYLFPQQASHRVAKYSLDFVYLSVAILFSSWIEVACWMHTGERQATKMRMAYLRSMLNQDISLFDTEASTGEVIAAITSDILVVQDAISEKVGNFMHYMSRFLAGFTIGFIRVWQISLVTLSIVPLIALAGGIYAFVSIGLIARVRKAYVRAGEIAEEVIGNVRTVQAFAAEEKAVRSYKEALKNTYQYGRKAGLAKGLGLGTLHCVLFLSWALLVWFTSIVVHKSIANGGESFTTMLNVVIAGLSLGQAAPDISSFVRAMAAAYPIFEMIERDTVMKSNSGTGRKLHKLQGHIEFKDICFSYPSRPDVMIFDKLCLDIPSGKIVALVGGSGSGKSTVVSLIERFYEPISGQILLDGNDIKDLDLKWLRQQIGLVNQEPALFATSIRENILYGKEDATLDEITNAAKLSEAMSFINNLPDKFDTQVGERGIQLSGGQKQRIAISRAIVKNPSILLLDEATSALDAESEKSVQEALDRAMVGRTTVVVAHRLSTIRNADMIAVVHEGKIVEIGSHDELISNPNSAYSSLVHLQETASLQRQSSLGLTMGQPLSVRYSRELSRRRSSFGASFRSEKDSVSRAGADAMEPMKTKQVSAKRLYSMVGPDWIYGVVGTISAFMAGSQMPLFALGVSQALVAYYMDWDTTRHEIKKISILFICGAVVSVIVFSIEHLSFGIMGERLTFRVRERMFSAILRNEIGWFDDLNNTSAMLASRLESDATLLRNLVVDRTTILLQNVGLVVTSFIIAFLLNWRITLVVIATYPLIISGHFSEKLFMKGYGGNLSKAYLKANMLAGEAVSNMRTVAAFCAEEKVLDLYSRELVEPSKRSFTRGQIAGIFYGVSQFFIFSSYGLALWYGSVLMEKELAGFKSVMKSFMVLIVTALAMGETLAMAPDLLKGNQMVASVFELLDRKTNIIGDTGEELKNVEGNIELIGVEFSYPSRPDVSIFKDFDLRVRSGKSVALVGQSGSGKSSVLSLILRFYDPTAGRVMIDGIDIKKLKLKSLRKHIGLVQQEPALFATSIYENILYGKGGASEGEVIEAAKLANAHSFISSLPEGYSTKVGERGVQLSGGQKQRVAIARAVLKNPEILLLDEATSALDVESERIVQQALDRLMRNRTTVMVAHRLSTIQNADQISVIQDGKIIEQGTHSSLLENKQGPYFKLINLQQQQGQQ; from the exons ATGACTTCTCATTCCAGTACTAAAGAAGAAGCCCGTGACATGAAGAACGATGAAGACAACGAGCAACAGAAAGAAGAGCAAGGAGCAAGAAAGAAGCAAAAAAAAGTTTCATTGCTAAAGCTGTTTGCATTTGCAGATTTATATGATTATGTTTTGATGGGTTTGGGATCAGTTGCTGCCATTGCTCATGGCGCTTCAGTCcctgttttctttattttcttcggGAAGATGATTAATATTATTGGATTAGCTTATCTCTTTCCCCAACAAGCTTCTCACAGAGTTGCCAAG TACTCTTTGGATTTTGTGTATCTGAGTGTGGCCATACTATTTTCATCATGGATAG AGGTAGCATGCTGGATGCATACCGGAGAACGGCAGGCCACAAAGATGAGAATGGCATATTTAAGATCAATGTTAAATCAAGACATAAGCTTGTTTGATACTGAAGCTTCCACTGGAGAGGTTATTGCTGCTATTACCAGTGATATTCTTGTGGTACAAGATGCCATTTCCGAAAAg gTAGGGAACTTCATGCACTACATGAGCAGATTTCTTGCTGGGTTTACAATTGGTTTCATTAGAGTGTGGCAAATCAGTTTGGTGACACTGTCGATAGTACCTTTAATTGCTCTTGCTGGTGGTATCTACGCATTTGTTTCAATTGGCCTTATTGCTAGAGTTCGTAAAGCTTACGTCAGGGCTGGTGAAATCGCGGAGGAG GTGATTGGAAATGTCAGAACAGTTCAAGCGTTTGCCGCAGAAGAAAAGGCAGTAAGATCATATAAAGAAGCTCTAAAGAATACATATCAGTATGGAAGAAAAGCAGGTTTAGCCAAGGGTCTAGGACTAGGGACCTTGCATTGTGTACTTTTCCTGTCATGGGCACTGCTTGTTTGGTTCACTAGCATTGTTGTTCATAAGAGCATTGCCAACGGCGGTGAGTCCTTCACCACCATGCTCAATGTTGTTATAGCTGGCCT GTCACTAGGACAGGCAGCACCAGATATTTCTTCATTTGTCCGCGCTATGGCGGCAGCCTACCCGATCTTTGAGATGATAGAAAGGGACACAGTAATGAAATCCAACTCCGGCACTGGCCGAAAGCTACATAAATTGCAGGGCCACATCGAATTCAAGGATATCTGTTTTAGCTATCCATCTCGTCCCGATGTAATGATCTTTGATAAATTATGTCTTGATATCCCTTCTGGAAAGATTGTAGCTCTCGTTGGCGGCAGTGGGTCTGGAAAGAGTACAGTTGTATCTTTGATTGAACGCTTCTATGAGCCTATATCAGGACAAATACTACTAGATGGGAATGATATCAAGGACCTTGATCTCAAGTGGCTTAGGCAGCAGATTGGACTGGTTAATCAGGAGCCTGCCCTTTTCGCGACAAGCATAAGGGAGAATATCCTCTATGGAAAAGAAGATGCAACACTTGATGAGATAACAAATGCTGCTAAACTCTCAGAAGCTATGTCTTTTATTAACAACCTCCCTGACAAGTTTGACACTCAG GTGGGCGAGAGAGGAATACAACTATCAGGTGGACAAAAGCAACGGATTGCAATATCACGAGCTATAGTGAAAAATCCTTCAATCCTTTTGCTAGATGAAGCTACAAGTGCACTAGATGCTGAGTCAGAGAAGAGTGTGCAAGAGGCACTTGATCGTGCCATGGTGGGAAGAACAACAGTAGTGGTTGCCCATCGGCTTTCTACCATTAGGAATGCCGATATGATTGCTGTTGTTCATGAAGGGAAAATTGTGGAAATTGGGAGCCATGATGAGCTCATCTCAAACCCGAATAGTGCTTATTCATCACTTGTTCATCTACAGGAGACGGCATCATTGCAACGCCAATCCTCACTGGGTCTTACCATGGGACAGCCGTTGAG CGTAAGGTATTCTCGAGAATTATCCCGCAGAAGATCAAGTTTTGGCGCAAGCTTTCGTTCTGAAAAAGATTCAGTTAGTCGTGCTGGTGCTGATGCAATGGAGCCCATGAAGACAAAACAGGTGTCAGCAAAAAGACTGTATTCAATGGTTGGCCCAGATTGGATTTATGGGGTAGTGGGCACCATTTCTGCATTTATGGCTGGATCGCAGATGCCTCTCTTCGCACTTGGAGTCTCTCAAGCTCTTGTTGCCTATTACATGGACTGGGACACTACTCGCCATGAGATAAAAAAGATTTCAATCCTGTTCATTTGTGGTGCAGTAGTATCTGTCATTGTCTTTTCCATTGAGCATCTATCCTTTGGAATCATGGGGGAGCGGCTCACTTTTCGTGTGAGAGAAAGGATGTTTTCTG CGATTTTGAGGAATGAAATTGGATGGTTTGATGACTTGAACAACACAAGTGCTATGCTCGCATCACGCCTGGAGTCTGATGCAACCTTGTTACGAAACTTAGTTGTTGATCGCACAACAATTCTCTTACAGAATGTAGGTCTTGTTGTCACCTCATTTATCATTGCCTTCCTCTTAAACTGGAGAATCACACTTGTTGTCATTGCCACTTATCCACTGATCATCAGTGGTCACTTCAGCGAG AAACTCTTCATGAAAGGCTATGGTGGAAACTTGAGCAAAGCATATCTAAAGGCCAACATGCTTGCTGGTGAGGCTGTGAGCAATATGCGCACTGTTGCAGCTTTTTGTGCAGAAGAAAAGGTCCTCGACCTTTATTCCCGTGAGCTTGTGGAACCTTCAAAGCGCTCCTTCACTCGCGGTCAAATTGCTGGCATATTCTATGGTGTATCCCAGTTCTTTATCTTCTCATCTTATGGCCTTGCCTTATG GTATGGTTCTGTTTTGATGGAGAAGGAGCTTGCAGGCTTTAAATCTGTGATGAAGTCATTTATGGTTTTGATTGTAACTGCGTTAGCCATGGGTGAAACTCTGGCTATGGCTCCTGATCTTCTGAAAGGGAACCAGATGGTGGCATCTGTCTTCGAACTGCTAGACCGCAAGACGAATATAATAGGGGATACTGGGGAAGAACTAAAAAATGTGGAGGGTAATATTGAGCTAATTGGTGTAGAGTTTAGCTATCCATCAAGGCCTGATGTATCAATTTTCAAGGACTTCGATCTAAGAGTACGTTCAGGCAAGAGTGTGGCTTTAGTTGGGCAAAGTGGTTCTGGTAAAAGCTCTGTTCTTTCACTTATACTGCGTTTCTATGATCCAACAGCAGGAAGAGTGATGATTGATG GCATAGATATAAAGAAACTCAAGCTGAAATCTCTCAGAAAACACATTGGACTAGTACAACAAGAGCCAGCTCTTTTCGCGACATCGATCTACGAAAACATCTTATATGGCAAAGGAGGAGCTTCTGAAGGAGAAGTGATTGAAGCAGCCAAACTTGCAAATGCTCATAGTTTCATCAGTTCTCTTCCTGAGGGCTACTCAACCAAAGTTGGGGAGCGAGGGGTACAACTATCTGGAGGTCAGAAGCAACGAGTGGCTATTGCCCGAGCAGTTCTGAAGAACCCAGAAATCTTGCTGTTAGATGAAGCTACTAGTGCTCTAGACGTAGAGTCGGAACGTATTGTGCAACAAGCACTAGACAGATTGATGAGGAACCGAACAACAGTCATGGTGGCTCATAGATTATCAACTATACAAAATGCAGACCAAATATCAGTGATACAAGATGGGAAAATTATAGAGCAAGGCACTCATTCAAGTCTTCTAGAGAACAAACAAGGGCCATATTTTAAGTTAATCAATCTGCAGCAGCAACAAGGACAACAATAG
- the LOC8289075 gene encoding transcription factor MYB41, producing MGRPPCCFAEDNLKKGPWTPEEDEKLVDYINKHGHGSWRLLPKLAGLNRCGKSCRLRWTNYLRPDIKRGKFTDEEERIIVNLHSVLGNKWSRIAGHLPGRTDNEIKNFWNTHIRKKLLQMGIDPNTHKPRTDLNHLLSLSQLLGGLQFGSLTSAAPWHNILKLQADATHLAKTQVLQNLLQIINTSTLTNTRNISHIGPQNRNPVEELSNKAISFNTNPLACIEGGLGQGVSNMENNSLSSCYDIQTEITLPELISTSSSPETSVFNQVESNPDYFDGWPTLTVFESLDNLMDNETSCSFWKDILDSTSFLHTPAEAPTLWT from the exons ATGGGTAGACCTCCATGTTGCTTCGCTGAGGATAACTTGAAGAAGGGTCCTTGGACACCTGAGGAGGATGAGAAGTTGGTAGATTATATCAATAAACACGGTCATGGAAGCTGGAGACTTCTACCAAAGCTTGCAGGACTAAATAGATGTGGAAAGAGTTGCAGACTGCGATGGACAAATTATCTAAGGCCTGATATCAAAAGAGGAAAGTTCACcgatgaagaagaaagaattatAGTTAATCTTCATTCGGTTCTTGGAAACAA GTGGTCAAGAATAGCTGGCCATCTTCCAGGACGGACAGATAATGAAATCAAGAATTTCTGGAACACCCACATAAGGAAGAAGCTCCTTCAAATGGGAATTGATCCTAACACTCACAAGCCTAGAACTGATCTCAATCATCTTTTGAGTCTTTCTCAGTTACTTGGCGGGTTGCAATTTGGTAGCTTGACAAGTGCTGCTCCATGGCACAATATTCTAAAGTTACAAGCAGATGCCACTCACTTAGCCAAAACTCAAGTGCTGCAAAATTTATTACAGATTATCAACACAAGCACACTGACAAATACACGAAACATAAGCCATATAGGGCCCCAAAATCGTAACCCAGTTGAAGAACTATCCAATAAGGCTATCTCCTTCAACACCAATCCACTGGCGTGCATTGAAGGTGGTTTGGGCCAAGGAGTCTCGAACATGGAGAATAACAGCTTGAGCAGTTGCTACGATATTCAAACAGAAATAACACTTCCTGAACTTATCTCAACCTCAAGTTCTCCTGAGACTTCCGTCTTCAACCAAGTGGAAAGCAATCCTGACTACTTTGATGGCTGGCCTACCCTAACAGTATTTGAATCTTTGGATAATCTAATGGATAATGAAACCAGTTGCTCCTTTTGGAAAGATATTCTAGA CTCAACATCATTCTTACATACACCAGCTGAAGCACCCACTCTGTGGACAtaa
- the LOC8289074 gene encoding uncharacterized membrane protein At4g09580 yields the protein METENARIGGGEGNNKKNEGIYGSGFPLSFWEVTVAATVVFGFVVGLLGVYLTMPPSDYSFLKLPRTLQDLQILRDHLETYTSDYTAQVLIGYCVVYIFMQTFMIPGTVFMSLLAGALFGVFKGVALVVFTATAGASSCYFLSKVIGRPLVFSLWPDKLSFFQEQVARRKDSLLNYMLFLRLTPTLPNTFINVASPIVDVPYHIFFLATFIGLIPAAYVTVKAGIALGELQSLGDLYDFNSVATLFLIGVVSITPTLMSKSKT from the exons ATGGAAACAGAAAACGCAAGGATAGGAGGAGGAGAgggtaataataaaaagaatgaaggGATTTATGGATCTGGATTTCCATTAAGCTTTTGGGAGGTGACGGTGGCTGCAACTGTTGTTTTCGGATTTGTTGTGGGTCTTTTAGGGGTTTATCTAACCATGCCTCCTTCTGATTATAGCTTTCTTAAGCTCCCTCGTACCCTTCAAGATCTTCAAATTCTCAg AGATCATCTGGAGACCTACACAAGTGACTACACTGCACAAGTACTGATAGGGTACTGTGTGGTTTACATCTTCATGCAAACTTTTATGATTCCTGGGACTGTTTTTATGTCATTGCTTGCTGGAGCTCTTTTTGGGGTTTTTAAAGGCGTGGCCTTGGTGGTATTCACCGCCACTGCCGGTGCTTCCTCTTGCTATTTCCTTTCAAAGGTGATTGGGCGGCCTCTTGTATTCTCTCTGTGGCCTGACAAGCTGAGTTTCTTCCAAGAACAG GTAGCTAGAAGAAAAGATAGTTTATTAAACTACATGCTTTTCTTGAGACTAACTCCGACTTTGCCAAATACATTCATAAATGTTGCTTCACCAATAGTTGATGTGCCTTATCATATTTTCTTCCTGGCAACCTTTATCGGACTCATTCCTGCAGCTTACGTTACTGTCAAG GCTGGGATAGCTCTTGGAGAGTTGCAATCACTGGGGGATCTTTATGACTTTAACTCTGTTGCCACTCTGTTTCTTATTGGGGTTGTCTCTATTACCCCTACATTGATGAGCAAGAGTAAAACATAG
- the LOC112533693 gene encoding transcription termination factor MTERF2, chloroplastic-like: protein MLFSFFCRKVTSNHRSITLSDFSKTQLRTPPFNASIRYYSSLKTEIKQSFTISYLINSCGLSPDAAKSASRNVLFDNPTNPDSVLSLFRDLGLTQNTHVSKVIRNQPQLLLLNVNKTILPKLQFLRSVGFSSKDLQILMSSNPYLLTRSLDQYLIPCCNVLKSLLLSEENVVRILKRLTLRDGYNVNNLNLNISVLRGLGMPQSIISSFITRCPNAVWRDVDKFNKGVKEVVEMGFDPLKYTFVKALIAKVQLSPRTWKCKIDAFRRWDLSEDEILSAFRKYPHCMSFSEESITNKMDFLVNRMGWQPAVILKNPAYFTYSLEKRIAPRCSVVRVLLLKGLIKPKMCLVPILAPTDDSFLEKYVFKYQEQVPELLDVFHGKVDLKELGFAFDEKSAASPV, encoded by the coding sequence ATGTTGTTTAGTTTCTTTTGTAGAAAAGTAACGTCAAATCATAGAAGCATTACTTTGTCGGATTTTTCGAAAACCCAACTGCGTACTCCTCCTTTTAATGCATCAATTAGATACTATTCATCGTTAAAAACAGAAATTAAACAGTCCTTTACAATTTCATACCTCATTAATTCTTGTGGGTTGTCTCCAGATGCTGCTAAATCTGCCTCTAGGAATGTTCTTTTCGATAACCCAACCAATCCCGACTCTGTCCTTAGCCTTTTTAGAGATCTTGGACTTACCCAAAATACTCACGTTTCCAAAGTTATTAGGAACCAGCCCCAGCTGCTTTTGTTAAATGTTAATAAAACAATTTTGCCCAAGCTTCAATTTTTACGTTCTGTAGGATTTTCAAGCAAAGACCTTCAGATATTGATGAGTAGTAACCCATACCTCCTGACGAGGAGCTTGGACCAATATCTGATCCCATGTTGTAATGTCCTGAAAAGTCTACTCCTTTCTGAGGAGAATGTCGTTAGGATTTTGAAACGTTTGACTTTAAGAGATGGTTATAATGTAAACAACTTAAATCTCAATATATCGGTCTTAAGAGGGCTTGGAATGCCTCAATCGATAATCTCTTCATTTATAACTAGGTGTCCCAATGCTGTTTGGCGAGATGTTGACAAGTTCAATAAAGGCGTCAAGGAAGTTGTAGAGATGGGATTTGATCCTCTGAAATATACATTTGTTAAAGCACTCATTGCAAAAGTCCAACTGTCTCCAAGAACTTGGAAATGTAAAATAGATGCTTTCAGGAGGTGGGATTTATCTGAAGATGAGATTTTATCAGCTTTCAGAAAGTATCCACATTGTATGAGTTTTTCAGAGGAGTCGATTACAAATAAAATGGATTTTCTTGTGAATAGGATGGGTTGGCAGCCTGCTGTTATTCTTAAAAACCCAGCTTATTTTACTTATAGTTTGGAGAAGAGGATTGCGCCAAGGTGTTCAGTTGTTAGAGTTTTGCTTCTAAAAGGCTTGATCAAGCCTAAAATGTGCTTAGTTCCAATTCTTGCACCCACTGATGATAGCTTCTTGGAGAAGTATGTGTTTAAGTATCAAGAACAAGTGCCTGAATTGTTAGATGTCTTTCATGGGAAGGTGGATCTGAAAGAACTAGGCTTCGCATTTGATGAAAAAAGTGCAGCTTCACCTGTATAA
- the LOC8289073 gene encoding RNA-binding protein 34: MGGKKESKELEAASASINQAGVSTPSNIFKTLFGDVVEQKSALAIFSDSNPFKRKSNEETNSVVEEKVTEIPLEETKKTKKLKSQKSESETDKTQNEKKKKKRKRDDIESEYEAKKYGSPEVSRNAVVVAVGEKRKKAENAEEDMLVSKEGGEGFDDESKLLRTVFVGNLPLKMKKKTLVKEFSQFGEIDSVRIRSVPIVDTKIPRKGAVILKKINDSADSVHAYIVFKTEQSAEASLANNMAVVGGNHIRVDRACPPRKKLKGEATPLYDNKRTLFVGNLPFDVKDEEIYQLFSGIKDLESSIEAVRVIRDSYVGLGRGIAYVLFKTREAVNLALKKRNLNIRDRELRLSHAKKDATSTPSKRKNSFPAETGGTKKLDSRPAEGNRRSNTKASLSYQGLRASKPGTQKKPHPKHNGCVKAKSNTQTGEKRNGKRPAVAARKARVKSKDGSAIKQTGQKRKLDSRTPESSNTKKKTKKFRK; the protein is encoded by the exons ATGGGTGGCAAAAAGGAATCCAAGGAACTAGAAGCTGCCTCAGCCTCGATAAACCAAGCCGGCGTTTCTACACCATCCAACATCTTCAAGACTCTGTTCGGCGACGTCGTTGAGCAAAAGAGTGCATTAGCCATCTTCTCTGATAGTAATCCTTTCAAAAGAAAGTCCAATGAAGAAACCAATTCAGTGGTAGAAGAAAAAGTTACGGAGATTCCTTTGGAAGAAACCAAGAAGACAAAGAAATTGAAATCTCAAAAATCTGAATCAGAAACAGATAAAACTcagaatgagaaaaagaaaaagaagagaaaaagagatgaCATAGAGAGTGAATACGAGGCTAAAAAGTATGGTTCTCCAGAAGTTTCTAGAAATGCGGTTGTTGTTGCTGTTGGAGAGAAGAGGAAAAAGGCGGAAAATGCGGAGGAGGATATGTTGGTTTCGAAAGAGGGCGGCGAAGGGTTCGATGATGAAAGTAAGTTGTTAAGGACTGTGTTTGTTGGAAACTTGCCtttgaaaatgaagaagaagacaCTCGTGAAAGAGTTTAGCCAGTTTGGTGAGATTGACTCTGTGAGGATACGCTCTGTGCCTATTGTGGAT ACCAAGATACCAAGAAAAGGGGCTGTTATACTGAAGAAAATCAATGACTCTGCTGATAG TGTACATGCTTACATCGTTTTCAAAACAGAGCAATCTGCTGAGGCTTCTCTTGCCAATAATATGGCTGTG GTTGGAGGAAATCACATCCGTGTTGACCGTGCCTGTCCTCCTCGGAAAAAATTGAAGGGTGAGGCTACACCACTCTATGACAACAAAAGAACCCTTTTTGTGGGTAACCTCCCATTCGATGTAAAG GATGAAGAAATTTATCAGCTTTTCTCTGGAATCAAAGATCTTGAGTCTAGCATTGAAGCTGTTCGAGTTATTAGGGATTCTTATGTAGGTCTTGGGAGGGGTATTGCCTACGTGTTGTTTAAAACAAGG GAAGCTGTGAATTTGGcattgaagaaaagaaacttgAATATCAGAGATCGAGAGCTGAGACTATCCCATGCGAAGAAAGACGCTACTTCTACAccatctaaaagaaaaaattcatttcCTGCAGAGACAGGTGGTACCAAGAAGTTGGATTCAAGACCTGCTGAAGGTAACAGAAGGTCAAACACAAAGGCTTCTCTTTCCTACCAGGGTTTGCGTGCTAGCAAACCTGGTACTCAAAAGAAACCCCATCCGAAGCACAATGGGTGTGTCAAGGCGAAATCTAACACTCAGACAGGAGAAAAGCGCAATGGAAAAAGACCAGCTGTTGCTGCAAGAAAGGCACGGGTGAAATCTAAAGATGGAAGTGCTATAAAACAAACAGGGCAAAAGCGCAAGCTGGATAGCCGGACTCCAGAGAGTTCCAACACGAAGaagaaaaccaaaaaattTAGGAAGTAA